From Mesotoga infera:
CTACCAGAAGGTCTTCCCCAAGGAAGGTTCCGAAGTGCTTGCCGAGATTGATGGAGATCCCTTCATCATAGTCGGAGATTCGGGAAAAGGGAGATCAATGGCCTTCATGTCTGATCTCGCCCCTCACTGGGGAATGGAGTTTGTTGCATGGGAATACTACGGCAAATTCTGGCATCAGGCTATTAGCTGGCTGAGCAAAGAGTGATTTGCCAGAAGCGAGGCCGGCAAACTAAAGCGCAAAAAAGATCTTTACCGCTTCAATGTTTCTTACACAATCGATCCGACCATTGAATGCCCCCGGCGAAAACCAATGCCGGTAAGACAAGAGGACACGCAAGTGTGTCCTCTTGTCATCTGATCAGTTGATGAAGAAACTGTCTCTGCCGGCTCCTGGGCAGAGTTCTTGTGTGATTATCTCGAGTTCTTGATCGGCAGTTTGACAGTAGTCGCTACCACTGACTCTTCGTTGCTTACGGAGATTTTACCGCCGTGCAGTTCAATGATTCGCCTGGTTATGTTCAGACCGAGGCCGGTTTCGCCGCCCGCTCCTTTGTTGAAAGCCTTGAAGAGCTCCGCAAGTTTCTCTTCTGCTATCTTGTCTCCGTCGTTCGCGAAACGCACGTTCACTCTGTCCTCTTTCTCGACAATCTCCATTGAGACCTCAATTCTGCTTTTCGCATACCGAATTTGATTAGAGAGAATGTTCTCCACTGCTATTGCCAGCTGTTCTTCGTTTATCTCTGCAGAAACGTCCTTCAATTTAAGGACCCAATCTATATCGTCCCGCTGAAAGGAGAAGCGGCCGACTGTATCCTCTATCAGTTCCGAGAGATTCACCCTCGATGTCTCAAGGTTATGACGCGAAAGGTATTCAAGTCTGGTTATGAAAAGGAGATCCTTAACCCTCAGATCCATTCGCTGAATCTCTTCATCAATAACGTCGATAGCACTGTCCAGACTTCCCCCGGGATAAATACCATCTTTTATTGCCTGCGCGTAACTCCTGATTACCATGACCGGTGTCTTCAATTCATGGGAGATGAACTGAAGCATCGACTGCTGCTCCTTGTCCTGTTCGCTGAGGCTCTTTCTCATGTTCTCAATTGAATCTGCCAACTCTCCTATTTCGTCATTTCTTTTCAAAGCAACAGGCTTATCCCAATTCCTTTTTGAGATCATTCTTACGTCCTCGGAGAGTTTCTTCAAAGGCTTGGTCAAGTATCTTGAGAAGATGATGACAAAGACGAGACTCACTACAGTCATTACTGCCA
This genomic window contains:
- a CDS encoding HAMP domain-containing histidine kinase; the encoded protein is MRKWSLSDKLWLLFAAVFSILFLLLGIVFRWSIRDFFTAEAYMAIEYAQEVKLIELQGGFIPFEDIDLNNLRNARDVGHIIVFDREFDLIDYYLNRWRTQENVEKSNPSPSPGSNDIVISGTIVPEILPVIEAIRENAENQTSFSERYEAKVTDRSLFYVIRTNQISGRDVTVISYMWDTYKNNLSSTLLSRLLLVMAVMTVVSLVFVIIFSRYLTKPLKKLSEDVRMISKRNWDKPVALKRNDEIGELADSIENMRKSLSEQDKEQQSMLQFISHELKTPVMVIRSYAQAIKDGIYPGGSLDSAIDVIDEEIQRMDLRVKDLLFITRLEYLSRHNLETSRVNLSELIEDTVGRFSFQRDDIDWVLKLKDVSAEINEEQLAIAVENILSNQIRYAKSRIEVSMEIVEKEDRVNVRFANDGDKIAEEKLAELFKAFNKGAGGETGLGLNITRRIIELHGGKISVSNEESVVATTVKLPIKNSR